From a region of the Paenibacillus lutimineralis genome:
- a CDS encoding malate:quinone oxidoreductase, which translates to MANGQSKTDVILIGAGIMSATLGSLLKELAPDWKITVFERRSSSGEESSNEWNNAGTGHSALCELNYTVEKPDGSIDISKAIKVNEEYQVSKQFWSYLVNSKLIRNPRDFIMPVPHMSFVQGAKDVAFLKKRFEALSSNPLFQGMEYSDDPAKLMEWIPLMMKDRTVSGPIAATRINSGTDVNFGALTRILFDHLKSKGVDMKFNQHVHDVKRASDGRWELKVRDIENGTVTRHTAKFVFIGGGGGSLHLLQKSGIPESKGIGGFPISGLFMVCKNPDVVAQHYAKVYGQAQVGAPPMSVPHLDSRLIEGKESLLFGPFAGFSPKFLKFGSMFDLITSVKPHNLITMLASGAKNMSLVTYLIKELMQSKEKRVQTLREFVPNAKSEDWDLVVAGQRVQIIKDTESGKGTLQFGTEVISAADGSIAALLGASPGASTAVPVMLEVINRCFPQHIKEWEPKIKEMIPSYGMRLLSKPELIQSIHTSTARTLGLNHEPQAVQ; encoded by the coding sequence ATGGCTAACGGACAAAGCAAAACAGACGTTATCTTAATCGGCGCCGGAATCATGAGTGCGACTTTAGGGTCACTACTGAAAGAACTGGCACCGGACTGGAAAATTACAGTGTTTGAGAGGCGCAGTAGCTCTGGAGAGGAAAGCTCCAACGAATGGAATAATGCAGGAACCGGGCATTCCGCACTGTGTGAGCTTAACTACACCGTAGAAAAACCGGATGGATCCATTGATATTAGTAAAGCGATCAAGGTTAATGAAGAGTACCAGGTTTCTAAGCAGTTTTGGTCTTATCTTGTAAACAGCAAACTGATACGCAATCCGCGAGACTTTATTATGCCTGTGCCTCATATGAGCTTTGTACAAGGGGCTAAGGATGTAGCCTTTCTGAAGAAGAGATTCGAAGCATTATCCAGCAACCCGCTATTCCAAGGGATGGAGTATTCGGATGATCCAGCGAAGCTGATGGAATGGATTCCGCTGATGATGAAGGACCGGACGGTAAGTGGTCCGATCGCAGCTACAAGGATCAACTCAGGCACGGATGTCAATTTTGGCGCTTTAACACGCATATTGTTTGATCATTTGAAGAGTAAGGGCGTTGATATGAAGTTCAATCAGCATGTCCATGATGTGAAGCGGGCTAGTGATGGCAGATGGGAATTGAAGGTGCGGGATATCGAGAACGGTACGGTTACACGCCATACGGCTAAATTTGTCTTCATCGGCGGTGGGGGTGGAAGCCTCCATTTGCTACAGAAATCCGGTATTCCTGAAAGCAAAGGAATCGGCGGATTCCCGATCAGCGGATTGTTCATGGTGTGTAAGAATCCGGACGTTGTTGCACAGCATTATGCTAAGGTATACGGCCAAGCTCAGGTTGGGGCCCCACCGATGTCTGTTCCGCATCTGGACTCCAGATTAATCGAGGGCAAGGAATCCTTATTATTTGGTCCGTTCGCCGGCTTCTCTCCTAAGTTCTTGAAGTTTGGTTCTATGTTCGATCTGATTACCTCGGTTAAACCGCATAACCTCATAACGATGTTGGCTTCAGGTGCGAAGAACATGTCATTGGTGACTTATCTGATCAAGGAATTGATGCAATCGAAGGAAAAGCGCGTGCAAACTTTACGGGAATTTGTACCGAATGCCAAATCTGAGGATTGGGATCTGGTGGTGGCCGGACAGCGCGTACAGATTATTAAGGATACGGAAAGTGGCAAAGGAACACTGCAATTTGGTACGGAGGTCATTAGTGCTGCTGACGGATCAATTGCGGCATTGCTTGGCGCTTCGCCAGGTGCTTCTACTGCTGTTCCTGTCATGCTCGAAGTGATCAATAGGTGCTTTCCGCAGCATATCAAAGAGTGGGAGCCGAAGATCAAAGAAATGATTCCATCCTATGGCATGCGGCTTTTAAGCAAGCCCGAACTGATTCAATCGATCCATACTTCTACAGCGCGGACGCTGGGTTTGAATCATGAACCGCAGGCTGTTCAATAA